One window from the genome of Cucumis melo cultivar AY chromosome 10, USDA_Cmelo_AY_1.0, whole genome shotgun sequence encodes:
- the LOC103502873 gene encoding gibberellin 2-beta-dioxygenase 6 — MASSLNHNQHPNIHGGATAAPPPTPSSQTNHLSTSAAADALSKLLHRLPPNLSLPTRRSPSVIAPPTISFSESPNPDLLNHLLSAASELGFFQLTDHKISSHLALSAESESAALFNLSAEKKESLFPKNWPLGFKGDGDEESDGSGDSLCFDSRLCFSDSAEISLHSLTEFVLEMESLGLKIVEFLFRAIGFENPIGEDRTGFRSLVWISEGCRSTEPAMAGGFYPYIVGLQYQSRNQRCSLLGDSGWVAAAAAADSVMVSIGDVAQVWSNGKLKKMRGRPVPMASSLANTSSTNSSTISLSLLITLPVDTQVSPLLLSTNENEKEEQFASVRDKMKKEEDGDNDEGKEKAVFHSFNFEEYAWRVYPDRCFLLKDPLNRYRI, encoded by the exons ATGGCTTCCTCACTCAATCACAATCAGCATCCAAACATCCACGGCGGCGCCACCGCCGCTCCCCCGCCTACTCCCTCCTCTCAAACCAACCACCTCTCCACCTCCGCCGCCGCCGACGCTCTCTCCAAGCTCCTCCATCGCTTACCGCCTAATCTTTCCCTCCCTACTCGCCGCTCCCCCTCCGTTATCGCACCGCCGACGATTTCCTTCTCAGAATCTCCTAATCCTGACCTTCTCAACCACCTTCTCTCTGCCGCCTCCGAACTCGGCTTCTTCCAACTCACCGATCATAAAATCTCCTCTCATCTCGCTCTCTCCGCTGAGTCGGAATCCGCCGCTTTGTTCAATCTTTCTGCTGAGAAGAAGGAGTCTCTGTTTCCAAAGAACTGGCCACTCGGTTTCAAAGGCGATGGAGATGAAGAATCGGACGGCAGCGGTGACTCGTTGTGCTTCGATTCGAGGCTGTGTTTTTCCGATTCGGCCGAAATTTCTTTACATTCTTTGACAGAGTTTGTTCTTGAAATGGAGAGCCTCGGCTTGAAGATCGTTGAGTTTCTGTTTCGTGCGATTGGCTTTGAGAATCCAATAGGTGAAGATCGTACTGGATTCCGGTCGCTAGTATGGATATCGGAAGGTTGTCGGAGCACGGAACCGGCAATGGCCGGTGGATTTTATCCATACATTGTTGGATTGCAGTATCAGAGCAGAAACCAGAGGTGTTCTCTGTTAGGGGATTCCGGCTGGGttgcggcggcggcggcggcagATTCTGTGATGGTCTCGATCGGAGATGTTGCGCAA GTGTGGAGCAACGGAAAACTCAAAAAAATGAGAGGAAGACCGGTGCCAATGGCATCAAGCTTAGCAAATACCAGTAGCACCAACTCCAGCACAATCTCATTGTCGCTACTCATTACTCTACCTGTTGACACTCAAGTCTCTCCTCTTCTTCTGTCAACTAATGAAAACGAAAAGGAGGAACAATTCGCAAGTGTTCGCgataaaatgaaaaaggaagAGGACGGCGACAACgatgaaggaaaggaaaagGCAGTGTTTCATTCATTTAACTTTGAAGAGTATGCATGGAGAGTGTATCCCGATCGGTGCTTTTTGCTCAAAGATCCGCTCAACAGATATCGAATTTGA